A window of the Streptomyces formicae genome harbors these coding sequences:
- a CDS encoding FHA domain-containing protein, which yields MGHGVPELVLELNGRTWTLDPSRTYTLGRDPQGDLVVDDARVSWRHATISWGGRSWVIEDHGSTNGTYVQGRRIHQMEIAPGAAVHLGNATDGPRLDLSDAAAGAYSAQGAAAQQAHGAAAPQAPLQQPQQQWQQAPQGQVPQQQPWQQQGPAPHQAHQGAHQAHIPHQSTPGAGGAAGAPPVYGDRSPTTFHQFSLGRVMRIGRALENELVVSDLQVSRHHAEFHATPDGRFEIRDLGSHNGTYVNGQPMPKGGTVLLGPNDIVGVGHSTFRIVGGQLEEFVDTGEVSFSARHLTVTVEGGKQILKDVSFGVPEKSLIGVIGPSGSGKSTLLKALTGYRPADQGDVLYDNRSLYKQFAELRQRIGLVPQDDILHKELTVQKALRYAAKLRFPGDTAEAEREARIDEVLRELKLDIHKEKKVTSLSGGQRKRVSVALELLTKPSLIFLDEPTSGLDPGMDRDVMQLLRGLADDGRTVLVVTHSVAELALCDKLLVMAPGGAVAYFGPPEEALNFFGYDTWADVFSAFENYRDYDWAGRWKGSQHYQMYAADIDAVAAQPVQMPAQAMARPPKPQGWGSQLWTLIRRYVSVIASDKGFLGLMVVLPAVLGVVSVVIPADFGLAPPTPPSRFNGDAGTIMLILAVGMCFSGAANSVRELIKERVIYERERATGLSRSAYLMSKVIVLGMITAIQGVIICAIGFATRELPEEGLIMPPAVELCVTITALGFTSMMFGLVISSLVKTAEKTMPLLVMFAIVQVVFTGILFQVYGSPGLEQFAWLMPSRWAIAAAGATLDLAHLMPPWDPKNPDDLDPLWEHTAGQWGMNITVLLFIGILCGIAVARLLRRHEPEVMRK from the coding sequence GTGGGGCATGGAGTGCCGGAACTCGTACTGGAATTGAACGGAAGGACCTGGACGCTCGATCCGTCCAGGACATACACCCTCGGACGTGATCCGCAGGGCGACCTGGTGGTCGACGACGCCAGGGTCTCGTGGCGGCACGCCACGATCAGCTGGGGCGGCCGGAGTTGGGTCATCGAGGACCACGGCAGCACCAACGGCACCTATGTGCAGGGCCGGCGGATCCACCAGATGGAGATCGCTCCCGGCGCCGCGGTGCACCTCGGCAACGCCACCGACGGCCCGAGGCTGGATCTCTCCGATGCGGCGGCCGGTGCCTACAGCGCGCAGGGCGCCGCCGCGCAGCAGGCGCACGGAGCCGCGGCCCCTCAGGCCCCGCTCCAGCAGCCGCAGCAGCAGTGGCAGCAGGCTCCGCAGGGTCAGGTCCCTCAGCAGCAGCCGTGGCAGCAGCAGGGCCCGGCCCCGCATCAGGCACACCAGGGAGCCCATCAGGCCCACATCCCCCACCAGAGCACGCCAGGTGCGGGCGGTGCCGCGGGGGCCCCGCCGGTGTACGGCGACCGCAGCCCGACCACGTTCCACCAGTTCTCGCTCGGCCGTGTCATGCGCATCGGCCGTGCGCTGGAGAACGAGCTCGTCGTCTCCGACCTGCAGGTCTCCCGCCACCACGCCGAGTTCCACGCCACGCCCGACGGCCGTTTCGAGATCCGTGACCTCGGCTCCCACAACGGCACGTACGTCAACGGCCAGCCGATGCCCAAGGGCGGCACGGTGCTTCTCGGCCCCAACGACATCGTCGGCGTGGGCCACTCGACCTTCCGTATCGTCGGCGGCCAGCTCGAGGAGTTCGTCGACACCGGTGAGGTGTCCTTCTCGGCCCGCCACCTGACGGTGACGGTCGAGGGCGGCAAGCAGATCCTCAAGGACGTCTCCTTCGGCGTCCCCGAGAAGTCGCTGATCGGCGTCATCGGCCCGTCCGGCTCCGGAAAGTCGACGCTGCTCAAAGCGCTCACCGGCTACCGCCCCGCCGACCAGGGCGACGTCCTCTACGACAACCGCAGCCTCTACAAACAGTTCGCCGAGCTGCGCCAGCGCATCGGTCTGGTCCCGCAGGACGACATCCTGCACAAGGAGCTCACGGTCCAGAAGGCGCTCAGATACGCCGCCAAGCTGCGCTTCCCCGGCGACACCGCCGAGGCCGAGCGCGAGGCCCGTATCGACGAGGTGCTGCGCGAGCTCAAGCTGGACATCCACAAGGAGAAGAAGGTCACCTCCCTCTCCGGCGGCCAGCGCAAGCGCGTCTCGGTCGCCCTGGAGCTGCTGACCAAGCCGTCGCTGATCTTCCTGGACGAGCCGACCTCCGGTCTCGACCCGGGCATGGACCGCGACGTCATGCAGCTGCTGCGCGGTCTCGCCGACGACGGCCGGACGGTCCTCGTCGTCACGCACTCCGTGGCCGAACTCGCCCTGTGCGACAAGCTGCTGGTGATGGCGCCGGGCGGTGCGGTGGCGTACTTCGGCCCGCCGGAGGAGGCGCTCAACTTCTTCGGCTACGACACCTGGGCCGATGTCTTCTCCGCCTTCGAGAACTACCGCGACTACGACTGGGCGGGCCGCTGGAAGGGCTCACAGCACTACCAGATGTACGCCGCGGACATCGACGCCGTGGCCGCCCAGCCCGTGCAGATGCCGGCGCAGGCGATGGCCAGGCCGCCCAAGCCGCAGGGCTGGGGCTCCCAGCTGTGGACCCTGATCCGCCGCTACGTGTCGGTCATCGCCTCCGACAAGGGTTTCCTGGGCCTGATGGTGGTGCTGCCCGCAGTCCTCGGCGTCGTCAGCGTGGTCATCCCGGCCGACTTCGGTCTCGCGCCGCCGACACCGCCGTCCCGGTTCAACGGCGACGCCGGCACGATCATGCTGATCCTCGCGGTCGGCATGTGCTTCTCCGGCGCGGCCAACTCCGTACGAGAGCTGATCAAGGAGCGGGTCATCTACGAACGGGAGCGGGCCACCGGCCTGTCCCGCTCGGCGTACCTGATGTCCAAGGTGATCGTCCTCGGCATGATCACGGCCATCCAGGGCGTCATCATCTGCGCCATCGGCTTCGCCACCCGCGAGCTGCCCGAAGAGGGCCTGATCATGCCGCCGGCCGTCGAGCTCTGCGTCACGATCACCGCGCTCGGCTTCACCTCGATGATGTTCGGCCTGGTCATCTCCTCGCTGGTGAAGACCGCCGAGAAGACGATGCCTCTGCTGGTCATGTTCGCGATCGTCCAGGTCGTCTTCACCGGCATCCTGTTCCAGGTGTACGGCTCGCCCGGGCTGGAGCAGTTCGCCTGGCTGATGCCGTCCCGCTGGGCCATCGCGGCCGCCGGCGCGACCCTCGACCTGGCCCATCTGATGCCGCCGTGGGACCCGAAGAACCCCGACGACCTGGACCCGCTGTGGGAGCACACGGCCGGCCAGTGGGGCATGAACATCACCGTCCTGCTGTTCATCGGCATCCTCTGCGGCATCGCGGTGGCCCGGCTGCTGCGCCGCCACGAGCCCGAGGTCATGCGCAAGTAG
- a CDS encoding streptophobe family protein: MAASDGGDLARGTPWGDVVLSSVAAVSWAVAGMAGTAALGLHLLGADANGSLGPMTAAVTVLAVGGSVTPSGDVSVFGLGGAEASTAVDVTPLGVGLVGALLLAYVFLRSLRVAGAWIPGTELAARAGVLAALFVGVVGGLAWAGQDVITFDGGALGIPDLGDIGDIGGIEGLLPDRLGDLVEAEASVGFTVNTADSLVGALAWVLGVLLVALLAGRRVPLPRGWEAVRKLRRVVRPAVSALVTVVLVAVGAGLAAAAYAAAGDDHPGRIAGAALLGAPNGVWLGVPLGLFVPWEGKATGEPARVLPDPLDELLGVPAGDPVTVGRLAELDGRVWLLAVACALLMLSAGVLTGVRTPRREVVGAAAGFAVRCAVSLGVATAVALPVLVVLTDVSADASLAVLGVDAFGAELELHGDVGMAALLGAAWGAAAGAVGALLVYGTGAGTRVGAATRAEAQSAAPAAPPVTPPVGPYRPSVPYRPPNADTNPYLRLPPDEPPPPGVAREPR; encoded by the coding sequence ATGGCGGCGAGCGACGGCGGGGACCTGGCGCGCGGGACACCGTGGGGCGATGTGGTGCTCTCCTCGGTCGCGGCGGTGAGTTGGGCGGTGGCCGGTATGGCGGGCACCGCCGCGCTCGGGCTGCATCTGCTGGGTGCCGACGCGAACGGCTCGCTCGGGCCGATGACGGCGGCGGTGACGGTTCTCGCGGTGGGCGGATCCGTCACACCGTCGGGCGATGTGTCCGTCTTCGGCCTGGGGGGCGCGGAGGCGTCGACTGCCGTCGACGTCACGCCACTCGGGGTGGGGCTGGTCGGGGCGCTGCTGCTGGCGTACGTCTTCCTGCGGTCGTTGCGCGTGGCAGGCGCCTGGATACCGGGTACGGAACTGGCCGCGCGGGCCGGGGTGTTGGCCGCGCTGTTCGTGGGGGTGGTCGGCGGGCTGGCGTGGGCGGGGCAGGACGTCATCACGTTCGACGGGGGTGCGCTGGGGATACCGGACCTCGGAGACATCGGAGACATCGGCGGCATCGAGGGTCTGTTGCCCGACCGGCTCGGGGACCTGGTGGAGGCGGAGGCTTCTGTCGGTTTCACCGTGAACACCGCGGACTCGCTGGTGGGCGCACTGGCCTGGGTGCTCGGAGTACTGCTCGTGGCTCTGCTCGCCGGGCGCCGGGTGCCGCTGCCGCGCGGCTGGGAGGCGGTGCGGAAGCTGCGGCGGGTGGTACGGCCCGCCGTGTCCGCGTTGGTGACGGTGGTGCTGGTCGCGGTGGGCGCGGGGCTCGCGGCGGCGGCGTACGCGGCGGCCGGTGACGATCACCCGGGCAGGATCGCCGGCGCGGCGCTGCTCGGTGCGCCGAACGGGGTGTGGCTCGGTGTCCCCCTGGGGCTCTTCGTGCCGTGGGAGGGGAAGGCGACCGGCGAGCCGGCGCGGGTGCTGCCCGATCCGCTGGACGAGCTGTTGGGGGTGCCGGCGGGCGATCCGGTGACGGTGGGGCGGCTGGCGGAGCTCGACGGGCGGGTGTGGCTGCTGGCGGTGGCGTGCGCGCTGTTGATGCTGTCGGCCGGGGTGCTGACGGGGGTGCGTACGCCGCGGCGTGAGGTGGTGGGGGCGGCGGCGGGGTTCGCCGTGCGGTGCGCGGTGTCGCTGGGTGTGGCGACGGCGGTGGCGCTGCCGGTGCTGGTCGTCCTGACGGATGTGTCGGCGGACGCGTCGCTGGCGGTGCTGGGGGTCGACGCGTTCGGTGCGGAGCTGGAGCTGCACGGGGACGTGGGCATGGCGGCGCTGCTGGGGGCGGCGTGGGGCGCGGCGGCGGGGGCGGTCGGGGCGCTGCTGGTCTACGGGACGGGGGCCGGTACGCGGGTGGGGGCGGCTACGCGGGCGGAGGCGCAGTCGGCCGCTCCGGCGGCCCCGCCCGTGACCCCGCCTGTGGGGCCGTACCGGCCGTCGGTGCCGTATCGCCCGCCGAACGCGGATACGAACCCGTATCTGCGGTTGCCTCCCGATGAGCCGCCGCCTCCGGGCGTGGCGCGAGAGCCTCGTTGA
- the serB gene encoding phosphoserine phosphatase SerB codes for MSASPSSQTPDVPTLLVKIFGKDRPGITAGLFDTLAAFSVDVVDIEQVVTRGRITLCALVTEPSAGTEGELRATVHGWAESLKLQAEIISGTGDNRPRGSGRSHVTVLGHPLTAESTAAIAARITGTGGNIDRIFRLAKYPVTAVEFAVSGCETEPLRTALATEAAEIGVDVAVVSAGLHRRAQRLVVMDVDSTLITDEVIELFAAHAGCEDKVAEVTAQAMRGELDFEQSLHARVALLAGLDASVVEKVRAEVRLTPGARTLVRTLKRLGYQVGVVSGGFTQVTDDLRERLGLDFASANTLEIVDGKLTGRVVGEIVDRAGKARLLRRFAAEAGVPLAQTVAIGDGANDLDMLNAAGLGVAFNAKPVVRKAADTAVNVPFLDAVLYLLGITREEVEAADFHES; via the coding sequence ATGAGCGCATCGCCGTCCTCGCAGACCCCTGACGTCCCCACCCTCCTGGTCAAGATCTTCGGGAAGGACCGTCCCGGGATCACCGCCGGGCTCTTCGACACCCTCGCCGCCTTCTCCGTCGACGTGGTCGACATCGAGCAGGTCGTCACGCGTGGCCGCATCACCCTGTGCGCGCTGGTCACGGAGCCGTCCGCCGGGACCGAGGGCGAGCTGCGGGCCACCGTGCACGGCTGGGCCGAGTCGCTGAAGCTCCAGGCCGAGATCATCTCGGGCACCGGCGACAACCGGCCCCGTGGCAGTGGCCGTTCCCATGTCACCGTGCTCGGCCACCCACTGACCGCGGAGTCCACGGCGGCCATAGCCGCCAGGATCACCGGGACCGGCGGCAACATCGACCGGATCTTCCGGCTGGCGAAGTACCCGGTGACCGCCGTGGAGTTCGCGGTGTCCGGCTGCGAGACCGAGCCGCTGCGCACGGCGCTCGCCACCGAGGCCGCGGAGATCGGCGTGGACGTCGCCGTCGTGTCGGCCGGGCTGCACCGCAGGGCGCAGCGCCTGGTGGTGATGGACGTCGACTCCACCCTGATCACCGACGAGGTGATCGAGCTGTTCGCGGCGCATGCCGGCTGCGAGGACAAGGTCGCCGAGGTCACCGCCCAGGCGATGCGCGGTGAGCTGGACTTCGAGCAGTCGCTGCACGCGCGCGTGGCGCTGCTGGCGGGCCTCGACGCGTCGGTGGTGGAAAAGGTGCGTGCGGAGGTGCGGCTCACGCCCGGCGCCCGCACGCTGGTCCGCACGCTCAAGCGGCTCGGGTACCAAGTGGGCGTCGTCTCCGGCGGGTTCACCCAGGTCACGGACGATCTCAGGGAGCGGCTCGGGCTGGACTTCGCCTCCGCCAACACGCTGGAGATCGTGGACGGGAAGCTGACCGGCCGGGTCGTGGGCGAGATCGTGGACCGGGCGGGCAAAGCGCGGCTGCTGCGCCGGTTCGCCGCGGAGGCGGGCGTGCCGCTGGCCCAGACGGTCGCCATCGGTGACGGCGCCAACGACCTGGACATGCTCAACGCGGCGGGGCTCGGCGTCGCCTTCAACGCCAAGCCGGTGGTGCGCAAGGCCGCCGACACGGCGGTGAACGTGCCGTTCCTCGACGCGGTGCTGTATCTGCTCGGGATCACCCGGGAAGAGGTCGAGGCGGCGGACTTCCACGAATCGTGA
- a CDS encoding SixA phosphatase family protein — MSTAEHSGGAAPGHPAPRRIVLLRHAKADWPQVSDHERPLADRGRMEAPAAGRRLAETGIAFDLALCSTAVRTRETWKLAVQELPQRPRTVYEERLYEASLGDLLALLNETPEDVDDVLLIGHNPGVHALADALAGQAEGDALATMNRGGFPTAAFAVIEFTGPWKTVEHGVGTLLDYWAPHK, encoded by the coding sequence ATGAGCACCGCTGAGCATTCCGGGGGAGCAGCCCCCGGACACCCCGCACCCCGAAGGATCGTCCTCCTCCGCCATGCGAAGGCCGACTGGCCCCAGGTGTCCGACCATGAGCGGCCGCTCGCCGACCGGGGACGCATGGAGGCTCCCGCCGCCGGACGCAGACTGGCCGAGACCGGCATCGCCTTCGACCTCGCCCTGTGCTCGACCGCGGTGAGGACCCGGGAGACGTGGAAGCTGGCCGTACAGGAGCTGCCGCAGCGGCCGCGCACGGTGTACGAGGAGCGGCTGTACGAGGCGTCGCTCGGTGATCTGCTCGCGCTCCTGAACGAGACTCCGGAGGACGTCGACGATGTCCTCCTCATCGGTCACAACCCCGGGGTGCACGCCCTCGCGGACGCGCTCGCGGGCCAGGCCGAGGGCGACGCCCTGGCCACGATGAACCGGGGCGGCTTCCCGACCGCCGCGTTCGCCGTCATCGAGTTCACGGGCCCCTGGAAGACCGTCGAGCACGGCGTCGGCACGCTCCTCGACTACTGGGCCCCGCACAAGTAG
- a CDS encoding SGM_5486 family transporter-associated protein: MPVLDPNPPNGQKKLLLIFGAMIAIGVVIGIIASIASPTQ, from the coding sequence ATGCCTGTGCTCGACCCGAACCCCCCGAACGGCCAGAAGAAGCTCCTGCTCATCTTCGGCGCGATGATCGCCATAGGAGTGGTCATCGGCATCATCGCCTCGATCGCCTCGCCGACCCAATGA
- a CDS encoding CynX/NimT family MFS transporter translates to MPDETQTLSPAVAAAARTHPDSPAPKPSVWLLRLVLVGLVLAALNLRPAITSLGPLLEEVQNGLHMSGSVAGVVTSVPPLCFALFGLAAPRLARRFGAAAIVCAGMAAIATGLLVRPFAGSTPGFLAASALALMGIAVSNILMPVIVKRYFPERIGSVTGLYSMALSLGTALAAAATVPMTEALGGSWQAGLAVWAGVAAVAVGPWLLLLRDREGTGTTSTAAARPRDDRSAPALRITRSRTAWALACFFGLQATGAYVAMGWLPQIFRDAGVPPGTAGVLLAVTMVMGVPLAFVIPRLATRFSHQGPIVVALGLCGLTGYAGLYFAPAAGAWAWALLLGISNCAFPLALTMIGMRARTGAGVVRLSAFAQSTGYLLSIPGPLLVGVLYQHSGGWELPLALMAALMLPQITVGSLAGRDRTIEDEAGMRD, encoded by the coding sequence ATGCCCGACGAGACCCAGACCCTCAGCCCCGCCGTCGCCGCGGCAGCCCGCACACACCCCGATTCTCCCGCCCCGAAACCCTCGGTGTGGCTCCTCCGGCTGGTCCTCGTCGGCCTCGTGCTCGCCGCGCTCAACCTCCGCCCCGCCATCACCAGCCTCGGCCCGCTCCTCGAAGAGGTGCAGAACGGTCTGCACATGAGCGGCAGCGTGGCCGGAGTGGTCACCTCCGTGCCGCCGCTCTGCTTCGCCCTCTTCGGGCTGGCCGCGCCACGGCTCGCCCGCCGCTTCGGCGCGGCGGCGATCGTCTGCGCCGGAATGGCGGCCATCGCCACGGGTCTGCTCGTACGGCCCTTCGCCGGCAGCACCCCGGGATTCCTGGCCGCGAGCGCGCTCGCCCTCATGGGCATCGCCGTCAGCAACATCCTGATGCCGGTGATCGTCAAGCGGTACTTCCCCGAGCGCATCGGCAGCGTCACCGGGCTCTACTCCATGGCGCTCTCCCTCGGCACCGCGCTCGCCGCGGCGGCGACGGTGCCCATGACCGAGGCCCTGGGCGGCAGTTGGCAGGCGGGCCTCGCGGTCTGGGCCGGGGTCGCGGCCGTCGCCGTGGGACCGTGGCTCCTGCTGCTCCGCGACCGGGAGGGGACGGGGACCACGTCCACCGCGGCCGCCCGGCCCCGGGACGACCGCTCCGCACCCGCGCTGCGCATCACCCGCAGCCGTACCGCCTGGGCCCTCGCCTGCTTCTTCGGCCTCCAGGCCACCGGCGCCTACGTGGCCATGGGCTGGCTGCCCCAGATCTTCCGCGACGCGGGCGTCCCGCCGGGCACGGCCGGTGTCCTGCTCGCGGTGACGATGGTCATGGGCGTCCCGCTCGCCTTCGTCATCCCGCGCCTCGCCACCCGCTTCAGCCACCAGGGCCCGATCGTCGTCGCCCTCGGCCTGTGCGGGCTGACCGGCTACGCGGGCCTCTACTTCGCGCCCGCCGCGGGCGCCTGGGCGTGGGCGCTGCTGCTGGGCATCTCCAACTGCGCCTTCCCGCTCGCCCTCACCATGATCGGCATGCGCGCCCGGACCGGCGCGGGCGTGGTGCGGCTCTCCGCCTTCGCACAGAGCACCGGCTATCTGCTCTCCATCCCCGGACCGCTCCTCGTCGGCGTGCTCTACCAGCACAGCGGCGGCTGGGAGCTGCCGCTCGCGCTCATGGCGGCGCTCATGCTGCCGCAGATCACCGTCGGCAGCCTCGCGGGCCGGGACCGGACGATCGAGGACGAGGCGGGGATGCGAGACTGA
- a CDS encoding FadR/GntR family transcriptional regulator: MALTSPRRSALSDQVIAELRNQITSGEWPVGSRIPTEPELVEQLGVARNTVREAVRALAHNGLLDIRQGSGTYVVATSELAGVMHRRFADADPRHVAEVRSTLESSAARLAAERRTGRDLKQLDALLARREEAWATGDAELFVAADTTFHLAVVAASHNEVLTGLYADLGDVLRDWLREDLGRNLRPEYHMDHARLVEAIRAGDGDTAAAEAASYPFLCLRTTAEAVGPAPVP; encoded by the coding sequence ATGGCGCTGACCTCTCCCCGGCGCTCCGCACTCTCGGACCAGGTGATCGCCGAGCTGCGGAACCAGATCACCTCGGGCGAGTGGCCGGTGGGTTCACGCATCCCGACCGAGCCCGAGCTGGTCGAGCAGCTCGGCGTGGCCCGGAACACCGTCCGCGAGGCCGTCCGCGCGCTCGCGCACAACGGGCTGCTCGACATCCGCCAGGGTTCGGGCACGTACGTGGTGGCGACGAGCGAACTGGCCGGTGTGATGCACCGCAGGTTCGCCGATGCCGATCCGCGCCATGTCGCCGAGGTGCGCTCCACGCTGGAGTCATCGGCGGCGCGGCTGGCCGCCGAGCGCCGTACCGGGCGGGACCTCAAGCAGCTCGACGCGCTGCTCGCACGCCGTGAGGAGGCGTGGGCGACGGGCGACGCCGAGCTCTTCGTGGCCGCCGACACGACGTTCCATCTGGCGGTCGTCGCCGCGTCCCACAACGAGGTGCTGACCGGGCTCTACGCGGACCTGGGCGATGTGCTGCGGGACTGGCTGCGCGAGGACCTGGGCCGCAACCTGCGTCCCGAGTACCACATGGATCATGCACGGCTGGTCGAGGCGATCCGCGCGGGCGACGGGGACACGGCGGCGGCCGAGGCGGCGAGCTACCCCTTCCTGTGCCTGCGGACCACGGCGGAGGCCGTAGGGCCGGCGCCGGTCCCGTAG
- the fabI gene encoding enoyl-ACP reductase FabI, producing the protein MSGILAGKRILITGVLMESSIAFHTAKLAQEQGAEIILTAFPRPTLTERIAKKLPKPAKVIELDVTNEEHLGRLADLVREELGSLDGVVHSIGFAPQDALGGNFLNTPFESVSTAMHVSAFSLKSLTMACQPLFPHEGASVVGLTFDAQFAWPQYDWMGPAKAALEATSRYLARDLGKQNVRCNLISAGPIGSMAAKSIPGFSELADVWNHRSPLEWDMADPDPAGRGVVALLSDWFPKTTGEIVHVDGGVHMMGA; encoded by the coding sequence ATGAGTGGAATCCTCGCCGGCAAGCGCATCCTCATCACCGGTGTGCTGATGGAGTCCTCCATCGCCTTCCACACCGCGAAGCTGGCCCAGGAGCAGGGTGCGGAGATCATCCTGACGGCCTTCCCGCGGCCCACCCTGACCGAGCGCATCGCCAAGAAGCTCCCCAAGCCCGCCAAGGTCATCGAGCTCGACGTCACCAACGAGGAGCACCTCGGCCGCCTCGCCGACCTGGTCCGCGAGGAGCTCGGCAGCCTGGACGGCGTCGTGCACTCCATCGGCTTCGCGCCGCAGGACGCGCTCGGCGGCAACTTCCTGAACACGCCGTTCGAGTCCGTCTCGACCGCGATGCACGTCTCGGCGTTCTCGCTGAAGTCGCTGACCATGGCCTGCCAGCCGCTCTTCCCGCACGAGGGCGCCTCGGTCGTCGGCCTGACCTTCGACGCGCAGTTCGCCTGGCCGCAGTACGACTGGATGGGCCCGGCGAAGGCCGCGCTGGAGGCCACCTCCCGCTACCTCGCGCGCGACCTGGGCAAGCAGAACGTGCGCTGCAACCTGATCTCGGCGGGTCCGATCGGCTCCATGGCCGCCAAGTCCATCCCGGGCTTCAGCGAGCTCGCGGACGTCTGGAACCACCGCTCCCCGCTCGAGTGGGACATGGCCGACCCGGACCCCGCGGGCCGCGGTGTCGTCGCCCTCCTCTCCGACTGGTTCCCGAAGACCACCGGTGAGATCGTCCACGTCGACGGCGGCGTGCACATGATGGGCGCGTAG
- the fabG gene encoding 3-oxoacyl-[acyl-carrier-protein] reductase — MSRSVLVTGGNRGIGLAIARAFAEAGDKVAITYRSGEPPEELTKLGCLPVRCDITDAEQVEQAYKEIEEKHGHVEVLVANAGVTKDQLLMRMSEEDFVSVLDTNLTGAFRIVKRANRGMLRAKKGRVVLVSSVVALLGSAGQANYAASKAGLVGFARSLARELGSRNITFNVVAPGFVDTDMTKVLTDEQRAGIVSQVPLGRYAKPEEIAATVKFLASDDASYITGAVIPVDGGLGMGH, encoded by the coding sequence TTGAGCCGCTCGGTTCTCGTCACCGGAGGAAACCGGGGCATCGGCCTCGCCATCGCCCGCGCGTTCGCCGAGGCCGGCGACAAGGTCGCGATCACGTACCGGTCGGGTGAGCCGCCGGAGGAGCTGACCAAGCTGGGCTGCCTGCCGGTCCGCTGCGACATCACCGACGCGGAGCAGGTGGAGCAGGCCTACAAGGAGATCGAGGAGAAGCACGGTCACGTGGAGGTGCTGGTGGCCAACGCCGGCGTCACCAAGGACCAGCTGCTGATGCGGATGTCCGAAGAGGACTTCGTCTCCGTGCTCGACACCAATCTGACCGGTGCCTTCCGCATCGTGAAGCGTGCCAACCGCGGCATGCTGCGCGCCAAGAAGGGCCGCGTCGTGCTCGTCTCCTCGGTGGTCGCACTGCTCGGCTCCGCGGGACAGGCCAACTACGCCGCCTCCAAGGCCGGCCTGGTCGGCTTCGCCCGCTCCCTGGCCCGCGAGCTCGGCTCGCGGAACATCACCTTCAACGTCGTCGCACCCGGTTTCGTCGACACCGACATGACCAAGGTGCTCACGGACGAGCAGCGCGCGGGCATCGTCTCGCAGGTGCCGCTCGGCCGTTACGCGAAGCCGGAGGAGATCGCCGCCACGGTGAAGTTCCTCGCCTCCGACGACGCCTCGTACATCACTGGAGCCGTCATCCCCGTTGACGGCGGATTGGGCATGGGTCACTGA